From one Acidibrevibacterium fodinaquatile genomic stretch:
- the lgt gene encoding prolipoprotein diacylglyceryl transferase, with amino-acid sequence MIPVLLYPGFDPVMLHFGPFAIRWYALAYILGLVIGWRLMRRLVGLVPAVATPEQVDDFLSWATLGVVLGGRLGYVLFYQPAAYFSHPLSILEVWHGGMSFHGGMLGVVLATIWFARRHAINLLGFADRLAVCAPIGLGFGRIANFINGELWGRPAPAWLPWAMIFPQAGPEPRHPSQLYQALLEGVVLFLVLFFLSRRAQVRARFGLLSGVFLAGYAIARMFGELFRAPDAFLGFLAGGLTMGQLLSLPMLIVGGLLIFQSLRQKPRALK; translated from the coding sequence ATGATCCCGGTTCTGCTCTATCCCGGTTTCGACCCGGTGATGCTGCATTTCGGGCCCTTCGCGATCCGTTGGTATGCGCTCGCCTATATTCTCGGCCTCGTCATCGGCTGGCGGCTGATGCGCCGCCTCGTCGGGCTCGTGCCCGCGGTTGCGACACCGGAACAGGTCGATGATTTTCTGAGCTGGGCAACGCTCGGCGTCGTCCTTGGCGGGCGGCTCGGCTATGTCTTGTTCTATCAGCCGGCCGCCTATTTCTCCCATCCGCTCAGCATCCTCGAGGTCTGGCACGGCGGGATGAGTTTTCATGGCGGGATGCTCGGCGTTGTCCTTGCAACCATCTGGTTCGCCCGCCGCCACGCCATCAACTTGCTCGGCTTCGCCGACCGGCTCGCCGTCTGCGCGCCGATCGGGCTCGGCTTCGGGCGGATCGCCAATTTCATCAACGGCGAACTCTGGGGGCGGCCGGCGCCGGCATGGCTGCCCTGGGCGATGATTTTTCCCCAAGCCGGACCCGAGCCACGCCACCCGAGCCAGCTTTATCAGGCGCTACTTGAGGGGGTGGTGCTTTTTCTCGTGCTGTTTTTTCTCTCCCGCCGGGCACAGGTGCGGGCGCGGTTTGGTCTGTTGAGTGGCGTTTTCCTCGCCGGCTACGCAATCGCGCGCATGTTCGGCGAACTCTTCCGCGCCCCGGATGCGTTTCTCGGCTTTCTCGCCGGGGGCCTGACGATGGGGCAGTTGCTCAGCCTGCCGATGCTGATCGTTGGTGGTTTGCTGATTTTTCAGTCATTGAGGCAGAAACCGCGCGCGCTAAAATGA
- a CDS encoding ABC transporter substrate-binding protein, with protein MVITRRRMLGSTLIGASFAGALARRAAAAGPVLRIGVMNDMSGPYRDVSGPGSVACVNQALEDFGVPGKGFAVEVLTADHRNNPDVGATIARQWCDRENIDMILDVPTSSVALAVANICREKNRVYINSGGGTAELTGKQCSPNTIHWAYDTYMLAKSTGGATVKAGGTSWYFLTADYVFGHNLQDQTSAVVKAAGGTVLGASAYPFPGTTDFSSLMLKAQASGAKVLGLANAGDDTVNCIKQAHEFGLTQSMQVAGLLLTISGVHALGLAVAQGTLLTEPFYWDLNDKTRAFSARVQPKMPAGAKPNFEQAGCYSATMHYLKVAAAMGIDAAKQDGRATVARMKATPWEDDAYGSGHIREDGRNLNPAYLFRVKAPAESKAPWDYYTLVATTPGDQAFRPLAEGGCPFIHT; from the coding sequence GTGGTCATCACACGCCGCCGCATGCTCGGCTCGACTCTGATCGGTGCCTCGTTCGCCGGCGCGCTGGCGCGCCGCGCCGCTGCGGCGGGGCCGGTGCTGCGCATTGGCGTGATGAACGACATGTCCGGCCCCTATCGCGATGTCAGCGGCCCCGGCTCGGTTGCCTGCGTCAACCAAGCGCTGGAGGATTTTGGTGTCCCCGGCAAGGGATTCGCGGTCGAGGTGCTGACCGCCGATCATCGCAACAACCCCGATGTCGGCGCCACCATCGCGCGGCAATGGTGTGATCGCGAAAACATCGACATGATCCTCGATGTACCAACCTCCTCGGTCGCGCTCGCGGTCGCCAATATTTGCCGCGAAAAAAACCGCGTCTATATCAATAGCGGCGGCGGCACCGCCGAGCTGACCGGCAAGCAATGCAGCCCGAACACCATCCATTGGGCCTATGACACCTACATGCTCGCCAAATCGACCGGCGGGGCGACGGTGAAAGCCGGTGGCACGAGCTGGTATTTTCTCACTGCCGATTATGTTTTCGGCCATAATCTTCAGGATCAGACCAGCGCGGTCGTCAAGGCGGCGGGCGGCACGGTACTTGGCGCCTCGGCCTATCCGTTCCCTGGCACCACGGATTTTTCCTCGCTGATGCTCAAGGCGCAGGCTTCGGGTGCGAAAGTGCTCGGCCTTGCCAATGCCGGTGATGACACCGTGAATTGCATCAAGCAGGCGCATGAGTTCGGCCTTACGCAATCGATGCAGGTCGCGGGCCTGTTGCTCACGATTTCCGGCGTTCATGCCCTCGGTCTCGCGGTGGCGCAGGGAACCTTGCTCACCGAGCCGTTTTACTGGGATCTGAACGACAAAACCCGCGCCTTCAGCGCCCGCGTGCAGCCGAAAATGCCGGCCGGCGCGAAGCCGAATTTCGAGCAGGCGGGCTGCTATTCGGCGACCATGCATTATCTCAAGGTGGCCGCGGCGATGGGGATCGATGCCGCAAAGCAGGATGGCCGCGCAACGGTTGCGCGCATGAAAGCGACACCCTGGGAGGATGACGCCTATGGCAGCGGGCATATCCGCGAGGATGGCCGCAATCTCAATCCCGCCTATCTTTTCCGTGTCAAAGCCCCCGCCGAAAGCAAGGCGCCATGGGATTATTACACGTTGGTCGCGACCACCCCCGGCGATCAAGCCTTCCGCCCGCTTGCCGAAGGCGGCTGCCCGTTCATTCACACGTAA
- a CDS encoding type III secretion system chaperone family protein, translating into MTALSPPSEQTRSANPLDTLEQIASANDWAFDRRSESEMAAEAPGKWCDYGLYFSWSHEISAMHFTCAFDLKVPERRRGALYELLALANERLWIGHFGLDPDDGMPLFRHAMLLRGTQGASAESLEDMVDIALTECERFFPAFQFTLWGGKSPADALQAAMLDCVGEA; encoded by the coding sequence ATGACCGCTCTCTCCCCCCCTTCCGAACAGACCCGTTCCGCCAACCCGCTCGATACGCTGGAACAGATCGCGAGCGCCAATGATTGGGCGTTCGATCGCCGCAGCGAATCCGAAATGGCCGCCGAGGCACCGGGCAAATGGTGCGATTACGGGCTCTATTTCAGTTGGTCGCATGAAATCAGCGCCATGCACTTCACCTGCGCGTTCGACCTCAAAGTCCCCGAGCGCCGGCGCGGCGCGCTCTATGAGCTGCTGGCGCTCGCCAATGAGCGGCTCTGGATCGGCCATTTCGGTCTCGACCCCGATGACGGGATGCCGCTCTTCCGCCATGCCATGCTGCTCCGCGGCACCCAGGGCGCCTCGGCCGAAAGCCTCGAAGACATGGTGGATATCGCGCTGACCGAGTGTGAGCGTTTCTTCCCTGCCTTCCAATTCACCCTCTGGGGCGGCAAAAGCCCGGCGGACGCGTTGCAAGCCGCGATGCTGGACTGCGTGGGCGAGGCGTGA
- the proC gene encoding pyrroline-5-carboxylate reductase: MSGSLPPLLLVGCGRMGGALLAGWREAGLGEILVVDPARPDIAPPARVVAEAADIPADFAPAAVILAVKPQQAAAILPAYARFAGRAVFLSIMAGRGIAGMRRLLGTRAAIVRAMPNTPAAIGEGISAACAGDEVDAAARALCERLLAAVGEVVWVEREGDLDAVTAVSGSGPAYVFLLAEWLERAAIAEGLAPSLARRLARRTVAGAGALLAASGEDARRLREAVTSKGGTTEAALAVLMAPGALPQLLPEAVAAAAARSRELAE; encoded by the coding sequence GTGAGCGGCTCTCTCCCGCCGTTGCTGCTCGTCGGCTGCGGCCGGATGGGCGGGGCCTTGCTCGCCGGCTGGCGCGAAGCCGGGCTTGGCGAGATATTGGTCGTCGATCCGGCGCGGCCGGACATTGCCCCGCCGGCCCGCGTGGTCGCCGAAGCCGCCGATATCCCCGCCGATTTCGCCCCTGCCGCCGTCATTCTCGCGGTGAAGCCCCAGCAAGCGGCGGCAATCCTTCCCGCCTATGCCCGCTTTGCCGGGCGCGCAGTGTTTCTCTCGATCATGGCCGGGCGCGGCATCGCCGGCATGCGCCGGCTGCTCGGCACGCGGGCGGCGATCGTTCGCGCCATGCCCAACACCCCGGCGGCGATCGGTGAGGGGATCAGCGCTGCCTGCGCCGGCGATGAGGTTGATGCCGCGGCGCGCGCGCTTTGCGAGCGGCTGCTCGCTGCCGTCGGCGAGGTCGTCTGGGTCGAGCGGGAGGGCGATCTCGATGCCGTCACCGCGGTTTCCGGCTCCGGCCCGGCTTATGTCTTCCTGCTCGCCGAATGGCTGGAACGCGCCGCCATCGCCGAAGGGCTCGCGCCCTCCCTCGCCCGGCGCTTGGCGCGGCGGACGGTCGCCGGGGCCGGCGCGCTGCTCGCGGCAAGCGGGGAGGATGCGCGCCGCTTGCGCGAGGCCGTTACCAGCAAAGGGGGCACCACCGAAGCCGCGCTCGCGGTTTTGATGGCGCCCGGGGCGCTGCCGCAGCTTCTGCCCGAGGCCGTCGCCGCTGCCGCCGCCCGCTCACGCGAGTTGGCGGAATAG
- a CDS encoding accessory factor UbiK family protein encodes MNERPRLFDDLAGIAGGALSAVVGLRDEAESLARAKVEAVVRRLDLVQHEEIAAIGEMAANARAGQEEMAATLAAALARLAALEHRVAALEANANAAESSG; translated from the coding sequence ATGAATGAGCGTCCACGCCTGTTCGATGACCTTGCCGGGATCGCCGGCGGCGCGCTTTCGGCGGTGGTTGGCCTGCGCGACGAAGCCGAATCGCTGGCCCGGGCCAAGGTGGAGGCCGTCGTCCGCCGGCTCGATCTCGTGCAACACGAGGAGATCGCGGCGATCGGCGAGATGGCCGCCAATGCCCGCGCCGGCCAGGAGGAAATGGCGGCGACGCTGGCCGCGGCGCTTGCTCGCCTCGCCGCCCTCGAGCACCGAGTCGCGGCGCTAGAGGCGAATGCCAACGCCGCCGAAAGCAGCGGTTAG
- a CDS encoding malate/lactate/ureidoglycolate dehydrogenase, with product MSDHAPHPASIAVPAARLQAYVAEIFAAAGCEAEEAARIGRYLVSANLAGHDSHGVIRVPRYVAWLKEGAVRAGQRLTIVQETPSHAVVDGNCGFGQTVGPLAVDLGIVKAKTTGLAAIALRRAGHLGRIGDWGERAAEAGLLSLHFVNVAGGELTAPFGGVSRRFATNPICITVPRAGGVPLVLDFATSRVAEGKVLVASQGGKKVPDDSLIGPDGTISGDPRLLYGEIEGTHLRDATKGKGALRTFGEHKGSGLAFMCELLAGCLTGGATSGPMPEGPRRITNGMLSLYIDPGHFAGAGFARAVEDYAAYVKAAQPASPDGEVLLPGEPEIRTREARLAAGIPLSGETWAAIGATAAELRVPPPSL from the coding sequence GTGTCCGATCATGCCCCCCATCCTGCCAGCATCGCCGTGCCTGCCGCGCGCTTGCAGGCCTATGTCGCCGAGATTTTCGCCGCCGCCGGCTGCGAGGCCGAGGAAGCGGCGCGGATCGGGCGTTATCTGGTTTCGGCCAATCTCGCCGGGCACGACAGCCACGGTGTCATCCGGGTGCCGCGCTATGTCGCCTGGCTCAAGGAGGGCGCGGTGCGCGCCGGGCAACGCCTTACCATCGTTCAGGAAACGCCGAGCCATGCCGTCGTCGATGGCAATTGCGGGTTTGGCCAAACCGTCGGGCCGCTCGCCGTCGATCTCGGCATCGTGAAGGCGAAAACAACCGGCCTTGCCGCGATCGCGCTGCGCCGGGCGGGGCATCTCGGGCGCATCGGCGATTGGGGCGAACGCGCCGCCGAAGCCGGGCTCCTCTCGCTCCATTTCGTCAATGTCGCGGGCGGCGAATTGACCGCGCCGTTCGGCGGCGTCTCGCGGCGCTTCGCGACCAACCCGATCTGCATCACCGTGCCGCGCGCCGGCGGCGTGCCGCTGGTGCTCGATTTCGCGACCTCGCGCGTCGCCGAGGGCAAGGTGCTGGTCGCCTCGCAAGGCGGCAAGAAAGTGCCCGACGATTCGCTGATCGGCCCCGATGGCACGATTTCCGGCGACCCGCGTCTCCTCTATGGCGAGATCGAGGGCACGCATCTGCGCGACGCGACCAAAGGCAAGGGCGCGCTTCGCACATTCGGTGAGCATAAGGGCTCGGGGCTCGCCTTCATGTGCGAACTTCTCGCCGGCTGCCTCACCGGTGGCGCAACGTCGGGGCCGATGCCCGAGGGGCCGCGGCGGATCACCAATGGCATGCTCTCGCTCTATATCGACCCCGGCCATTTCGCCGGCGCCGGCTTCGCGCGCGCGGTCGAGGACTATGCCGCTTACGTCAAAGCAGCACAGCCGGCGAGCCCGGACGGCGAGGTGTTGCTCCCCGGCGAGCCGGAAATCCGCACGCGGGAAGCCCGTCTTGCCGCCGGTATCCCGCTTTCTGGGGAAACCTGGGCCGCGATCGGCGCGACAGCGGCCGAACTCAGGGTTCCGCCGCCTTCGCTGTGA
- a CDS encoding alpha/beta fold hydrolase, whose translation MRLHVIEAGAGPTVAILHGLFGSARNFATIQRRLAARFRVLALDLRNHGDSPRAAGMDYATLAEDVRETLAALGALPAAVVGHSMGGKVAMRLALAAPAAVSRLAVCDIAPVPYPSHGHRAYVAAMRALPLSPALTRAAAEAALADAVPSAPLRQFLLHSLRFGAAPSWRLGLAEIAAAMPAIESWEAPLGASYAGPTLFLTGGRSDYVRPEYRPAIRALFPHARFVTLKQAGHWLHADDPEGFLAAIAAFLDPLLEQGRF comes from the coding sequence ATGCGTTTGCATGTGATCGAAGCCGGCGCCGGACCGACGGTTGCCATCCTGCACGGGCTGTTCGGCTCGGCGCGCAATTTTGCGACCATCCAGCGCCGGCTCGCCGCGCGCTTTCGCGTGCTCGCGCTCGATTTGCGCAATCATGGCGATAGCCCGCGCGCCGCCGGGATGGATTACGCGACGCTCGCCGAGGATGTGCGCGAGACGCTGGCGGCGCTCGGCGCGTTGCCGGCGGCGGTGGTTGGGCATTCGATGGGCGGCAAGGTTGCGATGCGCCTCGCGCTCGCGGCGCCGGCGGCGGTGAGCCGGCTTGCCGTCTGCGATATCGCCCCGGTCCCCTATCCGAGCCACGGCCATCGCGCTTATGTCGCAGCGATGCGGGCATTGCCGCTGTCGCCCGCGCTCACCCGCGCCGCGGCCGAGGCGGCGCTCGCCGACGCGGTGCCTTCGGCGCCGCTCCGCCAATTCCTGCTCCATAGTCTCCGCTTTGGCGCTGCGCCCTCCTGGCGGCTCGGTCTTGCCGAGATCGCGGCGGCGATGCCGGCGATCGAATCCTGGGAGGCCCCCCTTGGCGCGAGCTATGCCGGGCCGACGCTGTTTCTCACCGGTGGGCGGTCGGATTACGTCCGCCCGGAATACCGCCCGGCGATCCGCGCGCTCTTTCCCCATGCCCGCTTCGTGACCTTGAAACAGGCTGGCCATTGGCTGCACGCCGATGACCCGGAGGGGTTTCTCGCCGCGATCGCCGCCTTTCTCGACCCGCTCTTAGAGCAAGGTAGGTTTTGA
- a CDS encoding DMT family transporter, with protein sequence MTRGGRAGEISPAGIAQLAGAVVLLGGAWPVTKVAINAGAAPLWFGLGRAALSGLAAFVLLGALGRLRWPLRADLPALLAVGILQIAGFFALAHAAIAYVPAGRTAILSNTTTIFVVPLSLLVLHETIPPRRWLATLIGLAGIIVLVGPWAFDWHHAGVLAGNLFLLGAAGSWSLAIIAVRRYPPQSSMFALLPWCFAIASTLLLPLAMAHGGVGRWTPAGLAALGFIGLIGGPIGTWCVMQAAMTLPSVVASVGFLATPAVGLLLSAAFLGEKLDADLASGAALILGGVLVAVWPGRGGRR encoded by the coding sequence ATGACGCGTGGCGGGCGCGCCGGAGAGATTTCCCCGGCGGGGATCGCGCAACTCGCGGGTGCGGTGGTGCTTTTGGGTGGTGCGTGGCCGGTGACCAAGGTCGCGATCAATGCCGGGGCGGCGCCGCTCTGGTTCGGGCTCGGGCGGGCGGCGCTTTCGGGCCTCGCGGCATTCGTGCTGCTTGGCGCGCTCGGACGCCTGCGTTGGCCGCTCCGTGCCGATCTTCCGGCGCTGCTTGCGGTCGGCATCTTGCAGATCGCCGGTTTCTTCGCCCTCGCCCATGCCGCCATCGCCTATGTGCCGGCCGGGCGCACCGCGATCCTTTCCAACACCACGACGATTTTCGTCGTGCCGCTCTCGCTGCTCGTGCTGCACGAGACGATCCCGCCGCGCCGCTGGCTCGCGACCCTGATCGGGCTCGCCGGGATCATCGTCCTCGTCGGCCCCTGGGCGTTCGATTGGCATCACGCCGGGGTTCTCGCAGGCAACCTGTTTTTACTCGGCGCGGCCGGATCATGGTCGCTCGCGATCATCGCGGTGCGGCGCTATCCGCCGCAAAGCTCGATGTTTGCTTTGCTGCCGTGGTGTTTCGCGATCGCCTCGACCCTGCTTCTGCCGCTGGCGATGGCGCATGGCGGGGTCGGGCGCTGGACACCGGCCGGGCTCGCGGCCCTCGGCTTCATCGGCCTGATCGGCGGGCCGATCGGCACCTGGTGCGTGATGCAGGCGGCGATGACGTTGCCCTCGGTCGTCGCCTCGGTCGGGTTTCTCGCGACACCAGCGGTCGGGCTTCTGCTCTCGGCGGCTTTTCTCGGCGAAAAACTGGACGCCGATCTCGCGAGTGGTGCCGCGCTGATCTTGGGCGGGGTTTTGGTCGCGGTCTGGCCGGGGAGGGGGGGAAGGCGCTGA
- the rfaD gene encoding ADP-glyceromanno-heptose 6-epimerase encodes MILVTGGAGFIGSHLQAALAEQGVETVVVDRLRGGGKWRNLRAHPPVQIIPPEELDAFLARHPPLEMVFHLGAISATTVTDGDLVWETNVALSQRLWAWCAARGVRLIYASSAATYGDGGEGFDDAPALAALRRLCPLNLYGWSKHAFDLWVAGEIEAGRPRPPQWVGLKFFNVYGPNEYHKGGMVSVVKVKSDEIAAGQKPRLFRADREGIKDGEQKRDFIWVGDVVEVMLWLGAHPEVNGLFNLGTGVARSYRELAAAVAAAWGAPDEVEFIAMPEALRGQYQSFTEARMARLRAAGYTAPFTSLEAGVSRYVKDFLRAPDPYR; translated from the coding sequence ATGATTCTCGTCACGGGCGGCGCCGGGTTCATCGGCTCTCATCTTCAGGCGGCGCTGGCCGAGCAAGGCGTCGAAACCGTGGTCGTCGACCGGCTGCGGGGCGGCGGCAAATGGCGCAATCTCCGCGCCCACCCGCCGGTGCAAATCATCCCCCCCGAAGAATTGGACGCGTTCCTCGCGCGCCATCCGCCGCTCGAGATGGTTTTCCATCTCGGCGCGATCAGCGCGACCACGGTCACGGACGGCGATCTCGTCTGGGAGACCAATGTCGCGCTGTCGCAGCGCCTCTGGGCGTGGTGTGCCGCGCGCGGCGTGCGGCTCATTTATGCCTCCTCGGCGGCGACCTATGGCGATGGCGGCGAGGGGTTCGACGACGCGCCCGCTCTCGCCGCCCTCCGGCGCCTTTGCCCGCTCAACCTCTATGGCTGGAGCAAGCACGCTTTCGATCTCTGGGTCGCGGGCGAAATCGAGGCCGGCCGGCCGCGCCCGCCACAATGGGTGGGGCTGAAATTCTTCAACGTCTATGGCCCCAATGAATATCACAAGGGCGGGATGGTCTCGGTCGTCAAAGTGAAATCCGACGAGATCGCCGCCGGACAGAAGCCGCGCCTGTTCCGCGCCGACCGGGAGGGGATCAAGGACGGCGAGCAGAAACGCGATTTCATCTGGGTGGGCGACGTCGTCGAGGTCATGCTCTGGCTCGGTGCTCACCCGGAGGTGAACGGGCTCTTCAATCTCGGCACTGGCGTTGCGCGCAGCTATCGCGAACTCGCCGCCGCGGTCGCCGCCGCCTGGGGCGCGCCCGATGAGGTCGAGTTCATCGCCATGCCCGAGGCGTTGCGCGGCCAATATCAGTCTTTTACCGAAGCGCGGATGGCGCGGCTGCGCGCGGCGGGCTACACCGCCCCATTCACCTCGCTGGAGGCCGGGGTCTCGCGCTATGTGAAGGACTTTCTCCGCGCCCCCGATCCCTATCGATGA